Proteins encoded by one window of Procambarus clarkii isolate CNS0578487 chromosome 55, FALCON_Pclarkii_2.0, whole genome shotgun sequence:
- the LOC138352934 gene encoding Golgi-associated RAB2B interactor protein 3-like produces MWGVCWSTTTATGTAAGACPAADTATSAAVAVATAAVAVATAAGTVATAAVTAATAAGTAADTAASAAVAVATAAGTAAATAAAGNDSLVAAGSGSFLRRSVDLIKYWGTISVFTRTFTRTQGTCACTQSTCLYTHTSSHKTCEEFIKKFQVFTIERGEVPELEEVAVNQAVLEGFEITRDEASVGSGLILSTPGSRKAS; encoded by the exons GAGCACTACTACTGCTACCGGGACTGCTGCTGGTGCTTGTCCTGCTGCTGATACTGCTACTTCTGCTGCTgtggctgttgctactgctgctgtggctgttgctactgctgctgggactgttgctactgctgctgtgactgctgctactgctgctgggaCTGCTGCTGatactgctgcttctgctgctgtggctgttgctactgctgctgggaCTGCTGCTGCTACCGCTGCTGCAGGAAATGATTCATTAGTGGCAGCGGGAAGCGGGAGCTTCCTCCGGCGATCTGTTGACTTGATAAAATATTGGGGTACGATCTCTGTCTTTACACGCACATTCACACGCACACAAGGTACATGTGCATGTACACAAAGTACATGCTTGTACACTCACACATCATCTCACAAGACGTGTGAAGAATTCAtcaagaaattccaggtcttcacaatagaacgaggtgaaGTCCCTgaactagaagaggtggcagtaaaccaggcggtcttGGAAGGGTTTGAAATAACCAGAGacgaggcatctgttggatctggac TTATTTTATCCACTCCTGGGTCGAGGAAAGCATCATAA